Proteins co-encoded in one Kribbella solani genomic window:
- a CDS encoding helix-turn-helix domain-containing protein yields the protein MADDGVASGGDEGGAGWAEHSKQYGGAGWVADRGLEPEVAAEVGQRHQHRGQLVRVGFTGAADVGFTGAADVGFTGAADGWRVRLSLVHGFSVAGLAESVKRTYPGEMGTVLDEQVPEAMNWSTENCTISRIMEILGDKWTFHVLRELFVGVRRFEDIRSRAGIPRQMLTERLAGLIERGLIRRHPYRLAGQRERSEYRLTTAGLDLYPVLVAMIQWGDQYLPLAAGPPIEPRHRGECGERVTVTMHCEAGHEPAPREVAMLPGPGAERRQ from the coding sequence GTGGCCGACGATGGTGTTGCCTCGGGTGGCGACGAAGGCGGCGCCGGCTGGGCAGAGCATTCGAAGCAGTACGGCGGGGCGGGGTGGGTGGCCGATCGCGGTTTGGAACCGGAAGTAGCGGCTGAGGTCGGTCAGCGTCATCAGCATCGTGGCCAGCTGGTCCGCGTCGGATTCACCGGCGCGGCGGATGTCGGGTTCACCGGTGCGGCGGATGTCGGGTTCACCGGTGCGGCGGACGGCTGGCGGGTCCGTCTGAGTCTGGTTCACGGATTCAGCGTTGCTGGGTTGGCTGAGTCTGTCAAGCGGACTTATCCTGGTGAGATGGGCACGGTACTGGACGAGCAGGTTCCGGAGGCGATGAACTGGTCGACGGAGAACTGCACGATTTCCCGGATCATGGAGATCCTCGGTGACAAGTGGACTTTTCACGTTCTGCGCGAGTTGTTCGTCGGTGTTCGCCGGTTCGAGGACATTCGGTCCCGGGCCGGGATTCCGCGGCAGATGCTGACCGAGCGGCTCGCCGGGTTGATCGAGCGCGGTCTGATCCGCCGGCATCCGTACCGGCTGGCCGGTCAGCGGGAGCGGTCCGAGTACCGGCTGACCACCGCCGGGCTGGATCTCTACCCGGTGCTGGTCGCGATGATCCAGTGGGGCGACCAGTACCTGCCACTCGCGGCCGGCCCGCCGATCGAGCCCCGGCACCGCGGCGAATGCGGTGAACGCGTCACCGTCACCATGCACTGCGAGGCCGGCCACGAACCGGCACCGCGCGAGGTAGCCATGCTCCCCGGCCCCGGCGCCGAGCGCCGCCAGTAG
- a CDS encoding NAD(P)H-binding protein, translated as MILVTGAGGNVGRELTGLLPDARPLDRGTGADLAKPDTLDAALREADAVFLVWPFLTRAGGTAVLERIAQYARRVVYLSSSAVRFGADTDPITRLHAGLEAAVRESGVEWTILRADTFASNALGWAGQLRSGDVVRGPDSAATAVIDPVDIAAVAAEVLREPAPGTTLTLTGPEVVSRSDQVRILGAALGRELTFEPTPFEAARAQLLADGRPPELVEALIGSAQNRPASDLITTTVQAHTGRPASTFHTWSTRNAPAFP; from the coding sequence ATGATCCTTGTGACGGGCGCCGGTGGGAACGTTGGACGTGAGCTGACCGGCCTGCTCCCGGATGCCAGGCCGCTTGATCGTGGCACGGGTGCTGATCTCGCGAAGCCGGACACCCTCGACGCCGCGCTGCGAGAGGCCGACGCGGTCTTTCTGGTCTGGCCTTTCCTGACCAGGGCTGGTGGCACGGCGGTGCTGGAGAGGATCGCCCAGTACGCGCGGCGGGTCGTCTATTTGTCGTCGTCGGCCGTGCGGTTCGGCGCGGACACCGATCCGATTACCCGGCTGCATGCCGGTCTGGAGGCGGCTGTGCGTGAGTCCGGGGTCGAGTGGACGATTCTGCGGGCTGACACGTTCGCGTCCAACGCGCTCGGCTGGGCCGGGCAGCTCCGGTCCGGTGACGTCGTGCGTGGGCCGGACAGCGCAGCCACCGCGGTGATCGACCCGGTGGACATCGCGGCCGTAGCGGCTGAAGTGCTGCGCGAGCCGGCCCCCGGCACAACCCTCACGTTGACCGGACCGGAGGTGGTCAGCCGGTCGGATCAGGTGCGGATTCTCGGCGCCGCGCTCGGCCGGGAGCTCACGTTCGAGCCGACCCCGTTCGAAGCGGCTCGCGCCCAACTACTCGCGGACGGCAGACCGCCGGAGCTGGTCGAGGCACTCATCGGCAGCGCTCAGAACCGCCCGGCATCCGACCTGATCACAACCACCGTCCAGGCCCACACCGGCCGCCCCGCCAGCACCTTCCACACCTGGTCCACCCGAAACGCCCCCGCCTTCCCCTGA
- a CDS encoding VOC family protein — protein sequence MINGAHVIIYSTDAEADRAFFRDVLRYPSVDAGHGWLIFKLPPAEVAVHPADAASHELLLMCDDLDRTMSELTDLGVQFIQPLQQQRWGVLTAFRLPGGGTVGLYEPLHERPHNL from the coding sequence GTGATCAACGGAGCGCACGTGATCATCTACAGCACGGACGCCGAGGCGGACCGGGCGTTCTTCCGGGATGTCCTGCGGTATCCGTCGGTGGACGCGGGCCACGGATGGCTCATCTTCAAGCTCCCGCCGGCCGAAGTGGCAGTACACCCCGCCGACGCCGCGTCGCACGAGCTGCTGCTGATGTGCGACGACCTCGACCGAACGATGAGCGAGCTGACCGACCTGGGCGTGCAGTTCATCCAGCCGCTCCAGCAGCAGCGCTGGGGCGTACTCACCGCATTCCGGCTCCCCGGCGGCGGCACCGTCGGCCTGTACGAACCCCTGCACGAGCGACCCCACAACCTCTGA
- a CDS encoding ferredoxin yields MKIIVDQDKCVASGQCVTAAADVFDQRDEDGVVVLLTDNPSEDLSADVHQAAAVCPALAIVVED; encoded by the coding sequence ATGAAGATCATCGTGGACCAGGACAAATGCGTCGCCTCCGGCCAGTGCGTGACCGCGGCCGCCGACGTCTTCGACCAGCGTGACGAGGACGGTGTCGTCGTCCTCCTCACCGACAACCCGTCCGAGGACCTCTCCGCCGACGTCCACCAGGCCGCCGCGGTCTGCCCGGCACTGGCCATCGTCGTGGAGGACTGA
- a CDS encoding cytochrome P450, with protein sequence MSVPVYPMTRATGCPFDPPPQLRDLQGEAPLVKVRVFDRTAWMVTRYADQRKLLADRRLSSDVGKPGYPNSVARPVQSDEDTGIGFILMDDPEHSRLRRMVTAPFMIKRVEAMRPQVQEIVDNLIDDMLAGPKPVDLVTAFALPVPSLVICRLLGVPYEDHDFFQQNSKTLIRTSASIEERTEARNNIGRYLNELMGAKLANPEDDLLSGLAERVKAGELTRRDAAGIGVLLLIAGHETTANMIALGTLALLEHPDQLAVLRESEDPKLVAGAVEELLRYLNITHNGRRRAVLEDIEFAGEVLKAGDGVIFPNDLGNRDADAFPDPDRLDVSRDARHHIAFGFGVHQCLGQPLARMELQVVYGTLYRRIPALRRAVGLDEIPFKHDGAVYGVYSLPVTW encoded by the coding sequence ATGAGTGTTCCTGTTTATCCGATGACCCGGGCAACAGGGTGTCCGTTCGATCCGCCGCCGCAGCTGCGTGACCTGCAGGGCGAGGCGCCGCTGGTCAAGGTGCGGGTCTTCGACCGGACCGCGTGGATGGTGACGCGGTACGCGGACCAGCGCAAGCTGCTCGCCGATCGACGGCTGAGCTCCGACGTCGGCAAACCGGGGTACCCGAACTCTGTCGCCCGGCCGGTGCAGTCCGACGAGGACACCGGGATCGGGTTCATCCTGATGGACGATCCGGAACACTCGCGGCTGCGGCGGATGGTGACGGCGCCGTTCATGATCAAGCGGGTCGAGGCGATGCGCCCACAGGTACAGGAGATTGTCGACAATCTGATTGATGACATGCTCGCCGGTCCGAAGCCGGTCGACCTGGTTACGGCGTTCGCGTTGCCGGTGCCTTCGCTGGTGATCTGCCGGTTGCTCGGTGTTCCGTACGAGGACCATGATTTCTTTCAGCAGAACAGCAAGACGTTGATCCGTACCAGCGCGTCGATCGAGGAGCGGACCGAGGCGCGGAACAACATCGGCCGGTACCTGAACGAGCTGATGGGTGCGAAGCTGGCGAACCCGGAGGACGACCTGCTGTCCGGGCTGGCCGAGCGGGTGAAGGCCGGTGAACTCACCCGGCGGGACGCGGCCGGGATCGGCGTACTGCTACTGATCGCCGGTCACGAGACGACCGCGAACATGATCGCGCTCGGTACGCTCGCCCTGCTGGAGCATCCGGATCAGCTCGCCGTACTGCGGGAGTCGGAGGACCCGAAGCTGGTCGCCGGCGCGGTCGAGGAACTGCTGCGGTACCTGAACATCACCCACAACGGGCGGCGGCGGGCCGTACTGGAGGACATCGAGTTCGCCGGTGAGGTGCTGAAGGCCGGTGACGGGGTGATCTTCCCGAACGACCTCGGCAACCGGGACGCGGACGCCTTCCCGGACCCGGACCGGTTGGACGTCAGCCGCGACGCGCGGCATCACATCGCGTTCGGGTTCGGCGTACATCAATGCCTTGGGCAACCGTTGGCGCGGATGGAGCTGCAGGTCGTGTACGGCACGCTCTACCGCCGCATCCCGGCACTGCGCCGCGCCGTCGGACTGGACGAGATCCCGTTCAAGCACGACGGCGCCGTGTACGGCGTCTACTCGCTCCCCGTGACCTGGTGA